A genomic region of Phragmites australis chromosome 2, lpPhrAust1.1, whole genome shotgun sequence contains the following coding sequences:
- the LOC133900256 gene encoding homeobox protein knotted-1-like 1, whose amino-acid sequence MEDLYSIHPGISRAGGAVSEASVVGVGVPSPSDLTEIMKAQIASHPRYPSLLSAYIECRKVGAPPDVASLLEEISRERRGCAGAGAGEIGVDPELDEFMESYCRVLIRYKEELSRPFDEAASFLSSIQAQLSNLCSGGSSPAATATHSDEMMGSSEDEQCSRDTDAADTGQEHNSRLADHELKDMLLKKYSGCLSRLRSEFLKKRKKGKLPKDARTVLLEWWNTHYRWPYPTEEDKVRLAAMTGLDPKQINNWFINQRKRHWKPSEDMRFALMEGVVGGSSGTTLYFDTGTIGP is encoded by the exons ATGGAGGATCTGTACAGCATCCACCCGGGGATCTCGCgggccggcggcgcggtgagCGAGGCGTCTGTCGTCGGCGTCGGAGTCCCCTCGCCGTCGGATCTGACGGAGATCATGAAAGCGCAGATCGCCAGCCACCCGCGCtacccctccctcctctccgcctATATCGAGTGCCGCAAG GTGGGAGCGCCTCCTGATGTGGCGTCGCTGCTGGAGGAGATCAGCCGGGAGAGGCGCGGCtgtgccggcgccggcgccggagagATCGGCGTCGATCCCGAGCTCGACGAGTTCATG GAGTCGTACTGCCGGGTGCTGATCCGGTACAAGGAGGAGCTGTCGCGGCCGTTCGACGAGGCCGCGTCGTTCCTGAGCAGCATCCAGGCGCAGCTCAGCAATCTCTGCAGCGGCGGCAGCTCACCGGCGGCGACCGCCACGCACTCCG ATGAAATGATGGGGTCTTCTGAGGATGAGCAATGCTCGAGGGACACTGATGCGGCAGACACAGGGCAAGAACACAACTCCCGCTTAGCTGACCATGAACTCAAGGATATGTTGCTCAAGAAGTACAGTGGATGTCTCAGTCGTCTTCGGTCGGAGTTCTTGAAGAAGCGGAAGAAAGGGAAGCTACCAAAGGACGCACGGACGGTTTTGCTGGAATGGTGGAACACGCACTACCGCTGGCCCTATCCGACG GAAGAAGATAAGGTGAGGCTCGCGGCGATGACTGGTCTCGACCCAAAGCAGATCAACAATTGGTTCATCAACCAGAGGAAGAGGCACTGGAAGCCGTCGGAGGACATGCGGTTCGCCCTCATGGAGGGTGTTGTCGGTGGGTCATCTGGGACGACGCTCTACTTCGACACGGGCACAATCGGACCGTGA